The sequence GAGGCGTCCTGCGAAGTGGCTGCGCGTGCGGCGCACGCCCTTCGCGACGGCGTCGAGCTTTCCGCTTTCGCGCGTGAAGAGCGTTAGGATGCGGTCGGCCTCACCGAGCTGCCGGCCGCGCAAGATGACGCCGCGCGTCTTATAGGCGCGCGGCTGCGTCAGAGCCCTCGGATTCCTGCGGCCGGTGGACGCTGCCGTTGGTGTAGATGCGAACCGTCAGGATGCGCCGGCCGTGTTTTCGATCGACGCGCAGCCGCGTGTGCTCGTTCGCGTCGACCTCCTCGCCCTCGTTCGGAAGGCGCCCGAAGAGCCCGACCGTGTAGCCGCCGATCGTCTCGAAGTCTTCGGTCGGCAGCTCCGTTCCGAGCTTGGCGTTGACGTCCTCGACGTTGACGCCGGCTTCGACGACGGCCTCCGTGTCGGAGATCACCGAGATGGGCTCCTGCTCGTCCGCGTCGTGCTCGTCGCGAATCTCGCCAACGATCTCCTCGAGTAGATCCTCCATCGTGACGAGGCCCGCCGTGCCGCCGTACTCGTCGACGACGATCGCTAGTGAGAATTTGTCGCGCTGCATCTCGCGCAGTAGCTCCGCGATCTTCTTCGTCTCCGGCACGTGGACGGCGGGGCGCATCAGGAGCCGCATGCTGGTGTGCGCGAGCGAGCCATTGGCGAGGGCGATCAGGAGTTCGCGATCGTGAATCACGCCGACTATGTCGTCCTTGGACTCTTGGTAAACCGGGAGCTTCGAGTAGCCCTCGGAGATCACGACGTCCAGCACGCGCCGCGCCGAGTCGTCGATTGAGACGGCGACCATCTCGGGCCGCGGCTTCATCACCTCGCGCACGATTGTATCGCCGAACTCCATCACCGAGTGAATCAGCTCGCGTTCCTCTTCCTCGATGACGCGCTGCTCTGCGCCGACGTCGACCAGCGCGCGGATGTCCTCTTCCGTCACGTAGGTGTGCTGCCCGTGCCTGATGTGGAAGAGGCGCAAGAGCAGGTCCGTGATCACCTGGAACGTGCGCGCGATCGGCGCGAGGACGTAGGAGACGTAGAACGTCGGCAGCGCCAGACGGAGCGCCCAGCGCTCGCTGTCGCCGGTCGCGATCGTCTTGGGGATGATCTCGCCGAAAAGCAAAAAGACGACGGTCATCACGATCGTCGAGAGCAGCGCCGCGCCCGGCAGCCCGAGCTCGATAGCCGCGTACGTCGCGAGCGACGATCCGGCGAGCAGCACCACGGTGTTGCCCACCAGGATCGAGGTGAGAAAGCGGTTCTTGTCTTCGACGAGGGGCACGAGATTCTGCGAGCCGCGAACCTTGCGCTCGGCGATGGCACGCGCGCGCAGTCGCGAGATTGAAACGAGCGCCGCTTCAGCGGCCGCGAAGAAGGCCGCCAGAATCACCAGCACGACGAGCGCGACGATCTGGTACGGCAGGCTTTCCGGGCTACTTCGAACGGGGTCGGTGTTCAAGTGAGCGCCATTATAGCACAACGTGGGGACGCACAAGGACGTAAATCGCCAGGGCGACCAGCGTGCCCAGCACGGCTCCCCAGAAGACCTCGAAAGGCCGGTGGATGCGCGCCTCGACACGGCTCTGGGCGACCAAGAAGGCGACGAAGTAGGCGAGGATCGCGGCCAGCGGCTTCTGATAGAAAAACGCCAGCATGGTTGCGACGGCGAAGGCCAGCGCGGCGTGCCCCGAGACTGCGCCTCCTTGCAGCGCCGACCCGCGCCCGATCCACGCCTTCGCGAAGATCGTCGCGATCGCCACGACGGCAAGCGCGATCAGCGCAACGTTGGCCGGCACGGACTGCACGGCTTCGAAGACGCGCTGCCCTCCGCTGATGATGCCTTGGTAGAAGATCAGGTACGCCGCGAGCACCGCGCCGACAGCCGCGATCAGCACGGCCCCGGCCGCCGCGTCCTTCGCAGTCTTGGCCAAGGGGTGATGTGCCACGGTGAGCAGATCGACGATCGACTCGATCGCCGTGTTCATCAGCTCGAGACTCAACACGAGGGCGACGAGCGTGACCGTGGCGACGACGTAGAAGCGGTCGAGACGCAGGATCAGCGTCGCGAGCAGGACGAGCGCGGCGATGAGGAAATGCACGCGCATGTTCGGCTGCGTGCGCGTGGCGTAGATGATCCCCTCGAACGCGTGATGGAACGAGCGAAGAAGCCGGCTGCGGTCGATCGGGAGGTAGTGCGGCTCTTTCTTGCCGCGGTCTTCGACGGGGTGCTGCATCAGACGTTCCCTAATACGGCCACGGCAGCGCGATGGAGTTGGCAAGGCGACGCTCCTCGCGCCGCATGACGCGGCGCTCGGGCACCGCGACATGATCGTGCCCCATCAGATGCAGCACGCCGTGGATCAGGAGGCGGTAGATTTCGCACTGCAGGGTCGCGTCGTACTCCCGCGCCTGTCTGCGCGCCGTGTCTACCGAGATCACGACGTCCCCGAGGAGCCGCTCCGCAGGGCGTTGCGGCGGCTCCTCGAGCGAGAAGCTCAGCACGTCCGTCGCGCAGTCCTTGCCGCGGTACTCGCGGTTGAGCTTGCGGATCGCGGCGTCTCCGACGAGCCTCAGCGAGAGAGCGGATTGCGCCTCGCCCACGGCGTCGAGGAGACGCTTGGCGGTCGCCACCAGCGCGTGGCCGTCGACGCCGCTGCGGCGCACGTCGTTACGGTAGTAGATCATATGCGCGCACGATCTTCGCCACCAGCGGATGACGCACGACGTCGTTGTCGTCCAGCTCCACCACGCCCACGTCGCCGATGTCGCGCAGTCGCGCCGCGGCGGCGCGCAGCCCGCTGCGCTGGCCCGCGGGAAGATCGATCTGCGTGACGTCTCCGCTCACGACCATTTTTGATCCGTTTCCGAGGCGAGTGAGAAACATCTTCAGCTGATCGTCGGTGGCGTTTTGCGCCTCGTCGAGGATGACGAACGCCTCGGAGAGCGTGCGGCCGCGCATGTACGCGAGCGGCGCGACTTCGAGCGTTCCGCGCTCCATATAGCGATTCACGACGGTGTCCTCGAGCAGATCGGCGAGCGCGTCGAAGAGCGGTCGCATATACGGATCGACCTTCTCGCGAAGGTCGCCGGGAAGAAAACCGAGCCGCTCCCCGGCCTCGACGGCCGGCCGCGACAGGATCACGCGCGCGATCTCGCGCCGTTTGAGCGCTCGGACGGCCATGACGATCGCAAGGTACGTCTTCCCCGTGCCCGCGGGTCCGATTCCAAACGTGAGCGTCGACTCCTCGATCGACCGCACGAGGCGCCGTTGACCCGCCGTGCGCGGGCGGACCTCGCGTCCGCGGTGCGTGCGCAACAGCGTGACGGGGTGCGGGGCGCCGGATGGCGCGGCGGCGTCCGACAGCGCGAGCGCCACGTCGTCGGGCGTGATGTGCGCGCCGCCGACGGCCGCCTCGAGGACTCGCCGTACGACCGTTTCGGCGCGCGCAACGGCGGCGTCGTCGCCGGCCAGCAGCAGACAATCGCCGTCGGCGTGGACGGCAACGTCGAGCGAGGATTCTATCGCCGAGAGATTCCGGTCGTACTCTCCGAAGAGCCGCACGCGGTCGGGAAGGTCGTGGAGATCGATAGAGCGTTGGGCGGTCAACGAGGAAAGTGTTCGTCGCGCAGGCCGCGGGGCTTTCCGAGCACCTCAGCCGCGATCACCGCACGAACGAGCTGCCCCTTGCCCACGAAGAACGGCGTCCGCTTGGCGCGCGGCTCCTCGGCCGGATGGATCGGGGGCCGCGGTTCCGGCCTGGCCGGCGGCAGCTTCGGGGACGGGACCGGCGGGGGCGCGACGGACTGCGGCACGGCCGTCGGAGGCGCCGGGACGACGAAGCGCACCCTCGTGGGATCGCGCGGCGGCGC is a genomic window of Candidatus Binatia bacterium containing:
- a CDS encoding hemolysin family protein, whose product is MNTDPVRSSPESLPYQIVALVVLVILAAFFAAAEAALVSISRLRARAIAERKVRGSQNLVPLVEDKNRFLTSILVGNTVVLLAGSSLATYAAIELGLPGAALLSTIVMTVVFLLFGEIIPKTIATGDSERWALRLALPTFYVSYVLAPIARTFQVITDLLLRLFHIRHGQHTYVTEEDIRALVDVGAEQRVIEEEERELIHSVMEFGDTIVREVMKPRPEMVAVSIDDSARRVLDVVISEGYSKLPVYQESKDDIVGVIHDRELLIALANGSLAHTSMRLLMRPAVHVPETKKIAELLREMQRDKFSLAIVVDEYGGTAGLVTMEDLLEEIVGEIRDEHDADEQEPISVISDTEAVVEAGVNVEDVNAKLGTELPTEDFETIGGYTVGLFGRLPNEGEEVDANEHTRLRVDRKHGRRILTVRIYTNGSVHRPQESEGSDAAARL
- a CDS encoding diacylglycerol kinase, yielding MQHPVEDRGKKEPHYLPIDRSRLLRSFHHAFEGIIYATRTQPNMRVHFLIAALVLLATLILRLDRFYVVATVTLVALVLSLELMNTAIESIVDLLTVAHHPLAKTAKDAAAGAVLIAAVGAVLAAYLIFYQGIISGGQRVFEAVQSVPANVALIALAVVAIATIFAKAWIGRGSALQGGAVSGHAALAFAVATMLAFFYQKPLAAILAYFVAFLVAQSRVEARIHRPFEVFWGAVLGTLVALAIYVLVRPHVVL
- the ybeY gene encoding rRNA maturation RNase YbeY, producing MIYYRNDVRRSGVDGHALVATAKRLLDAVGEAQSALSLRLVGDAAIRKLNREYRGKDCATDVLSFSLEEPPQRPAERLLGDVVISVDTARRQAREYDATLQCEIYRLLIHGVLHLMGHDHVAVPERRVMRREERRLANSIALPWPY
- a CDS encoding PhoH family protein, with product MTAQRSIDLHDLPDRVRLFGEYDRNLSAIESSLDVAVHADGDCLLLAGDDAAVARAETVVRRVLEAAVGGAHITPDDVALALSDAAAPSGAPHPVTLLRTHRGREVRPRTAGQRRLVRSIEESTLTFGIGPAGTGKTYLAIVMAVRALKRREIARVILSRPAVEAGERLGFLPGDLREKVDPYMRPLFDALADLLEDTVVNRYMERGTLEVAPLAYMRGRTLSEAFVILDEAQNATDDQLKMFLTRLGNGSKMVVSGDVTQIDLPAGQRSGLRAAAARLRDIGDVGVVELDDNDVVRHPLVAKIVRAYDLLP